One genomic segment of Bradyrhizobium prioriisuperbiae includes these proteins:
- a CDS encoding aldo/keto reductase has protein sequence MQGTKNGGVMSSYTQADQVPQKSADDNAPAAVVGTVGMSLNESPRVQLLLQMRQELDRSRGVQLQRVLQRVLNPGRQDADLPREARHVVQHRDSRAPPTLEKNDGIAVEADRGQAALQTKSVDRNAYALSSVAHGLGTIQLMDPNDIKVGQWYEIDDVVGPRYLKTRRFPLGGDPTWEFYAQPLGLARGETPLVIRDADNILRRVEEPPAVRAQEWGRGVSDRKIFGLDGKNKDAVMAAIKVGYRCFDAAKTYGFSVGDLAAACEEAGLARGDFKVVYKVGHAATKTFIEDVIREALERLGYIDILMVHEHTEDLAANIRAINKYIAMGLVKAGGLSNVSGDDLDGIDESELEHIIMLQDSLETIKAETQVGSGLRARDKLETAGNKIIDSVYGLRAGLAFTSEEAEQLQKLGVNETQARTIWASHYGFGEVASSSNPERIAQNFQTPRVDELAVEAIVSLIDGKLSAPAQDEQDLDWQHPALGEIYQAAMTNAQGNNLHGFFIALSEIVPRHKGLESWLSTIWQLKLTAQNDSLNKIYDKITWQRLLKGDPDLGYACNSSDLLRAIAADVKRINEG, from the coding sequence ATGCAAGGCACCAAGAACGGCGGCGTCATGAGCAGCTATACGCAGGCGGATCAGGTTCCCCAAAAGTCGGCTGACGACAACGCTCCGGCCGCTGTCGTCGGGACCGTGGGCATGTCACTGAATGAAAGCCCGCGCGTACAATTGTTGCTGCAAATGCGCCAGGAGCTCGATCGAAGTCGCGGGGTCCAATTACAACGTGTATTGCAGCGTGTCTTGAATCCGGGAAGGCAAGATGCTGACCTGCCGCGCGAGGCCCGGCATGTGGTGCAGCACAGGGACAGCCGCGCGCCGCCGACGCTTGAGAAGAATGACGGGATCGCTGTCGAGGCAGACAGGGGACAGGCGGCCTTGCAAACGAAATCAGTCGACCGGAACGCCTACGCGCTGTCGTCGGTTGCGCACGGTCTCGGGACCATCCAGCTTATGGACCCCAACGATATCAAAGTGGGGCAATGGTACGAGATCGATGATGTCGTCGGCCCAAGATATCTCAAGACACGACGATTTCCTCTTGGCGGGGACCCAACCTGGGAATTTTACGCGCAGCCGTTGGGCCTGGCGCGAGGCGAGACGCCGCTGGTCATTAGAGATGCCGATAATATCCTGAGGCGCGTCGAAGAACCGCCGGCCGTACGGGCGCAGGAGTGGGGAAGGGGAGTATCAGATCGCAAGATTTTCGGCCTTGATGGCAAGAACAAAGACGCGGTCATGGCGGCAATCAAGGTGGGATACCGCTGCTTCGACGCTGCCAAGACGTATGGTTTCAGTGTCGGTGATTTGGCGGCCGCCTGCGAGGAAGCAGGATTGGCGCGGGGAGACTTCAAGGTCGTATACAAGGTCGGTCACGCTGCCACCAAGACGTTCATCGAAGATGTCATCAGGGAAGCTCTGGAGCGCTTGGGTTACATAGACATTCTGATGGTTCATGAGCATACCGAGGATCTTGCGGCGAACATTCGAGCAATCAACAAGTATATCGCGATGGGCCTGGTGAAGGCAGGCGGCCTTTCGAACGTGTCCGGTGATGATTTGGATGGCATAGATGAATCGGAACTGGAACATATCATCATGCTTCAGGATTCATTGGAAACCATAAAGGCCGAAACGCAGGTGGGCAGCGGATTGCGCGCCCGCGACAAGCTCGAAACCGCCGGCAACAAAATCATCGACAGCGTTTATGGCCTCCGTGCCGGTCTTGCTTTTACGTCGGAGGAAGCCGAGCAACTGCAAAAACTGGGTGTCAACGAAACCCAGGCGCGGACGATCTGGGCGTCGCATTACGGTTTCGGCGAGGTGGCGAGCTCGAGCAATCCTGAACGCATCGCGCAAAATTTTCAGACACCACGAGTCGATGAGTTGGCGGTTGAAGCGATTGTCAGCTTGATTGATGGGAAGCTGAGCGCGCCGGCGCAGGACGAACAGGACCTCGATTGGCAACACCCAGCTCTCGGAGAAATCTACCAGGCTGCAATGACCAATGCCCAGGGCAATAACCTGCACGGATTCTTCATCGCGCTATCCGAGATAGTCCCGCGTCATAAGGGTTTAGAAAGTTGGCTATCTACGATCTGGCAGCTGAAGCTTACGGCACAAAATGACTCCCTGAATAAAATTTATGATAAAATAACCTGGCAAAGACTCCTTAAAGGAGATCCGGACCTGGGCTACGCGTGCAATAGCAGCGATCTTCTTCGTGCCATCGCTGCCGATGTGAAAAGAATTAATGAAGGATAG
- a CDS encoding serine protease, producing MIRGLILLCGFTAFAAVPVRAQFWQPVQMHDHVAPQPLSRSPESAGGRREKSGTAFFVDNSGSMITARHAVEDCLRVVVDKEGRTLAARVVALSDRFDIALIKVPRTLGLAAVFPRNVTAVANRMVFVSAYDKLSGMQAGGGTLANATVTPNFGGSEAGYLVIDSNVTFGASGAPVLDSRGLVEGVISRRTMVNRVLAVGAAEAKTFLAGNGVRFDEDDRPQLAGSASRANRAASISARVTCLQN from the coding sequence ATGATACGCGGTTTGATCTTGCTGTGCGGGTTCACCGCGTTTGCCGCCGTGCCCGTGCGGGCCCAGTTCTGGCAGCCTGTGCAGATGCACGACCACGTCGCGCCGCAACCACTGTCGCGGTCTCCGGAGTCCGCCGGCGGCCGGCGTGAAAAGTCCGGCACGGCGTTTTTTGTCGATAATTCGGGATCAATGATAACGGCCCGTCACGCGGTGGAGGATTGCCTGCGGGTCGTGGTCGACAAGGAAGGCCGCACCCTTGCGGCACGTGTTGTCGCGCTGTCTGACCGATTTGATATCGCCCTGATCAAGGTACCCAGGACGCTCGGACTCGCGGCGGTGTTTCCGCGCAACGTCACCGCGGTCGCAAACCGCATGGTGTTCGTGTCTGCCTATGACAAGCTGTCGGGCATGCAGGCCGGCGGCGGAACCCTTGCCAATGCAACCGTCACGCCGAATTTCGGCGGTAGCGAAGCTGGTTATCTCGTGATCGATTCCAACGTCACGTTCGGCGCGAGCGGAGCACCGGTGCTGGATAGCCGCGGCCTGGTGGAAGGCGTGATCAGCCGCCGCACCATGGTCAACCGTGTGCTCGCGGTGGGGGCCGCCGAAGCCAAGACATTTCTTGCCGGAAATGGTGTCCGCTTCGACGAGGACGACAGGCCTCAGCTAGCGGGCAGTGCGTCGCGTGCGAACCGCGCCGCTTCGATCTCGGCCCGTGTCACCTGTCTGCAAAATTAG
- a CDS encoding contractile injection system tape measure protein encodes MIRQQILDFDVDSEALALALQPGIADINRRRILPLIERVLDELAPFGQRIKIARLDIDLGDLPIENLEQAIEDALYPALRDAVEQALRSASNDASADVRVQPETMSQLDLLEHYLLGGTLQFLASGQTFSAEELVLELSSRDPANLVAMMRRHAHDQRFLERIVLQLDGTSIGRLLHLLAPEHAALILAYMLDLRHIHRIEPLLGLHDDELKRLLWVLVLSYVLRDPGSHFNRKSFLRWLLEGVAQSATLDYGDLVKTLQRGLDETERHQSLTSSLPAVLNELLQELSAEDTESSRDEATAEAWDKRAREFAPPLGHGGATSRLASLTQFLLHGTWPSSGPARSTEQRVLELLQAEPDGLRDLIRRHGARSGLIQRLVGALSEATLQRMLNLLDHEHAALILTYLADIRRAHRAAPLMPLTDDRFAQLLWILSLTYVVRDPGTQFNRKSFVHSLLKDIAQREGLDLADLSRTLQLGLQAVEAHPAPASSLLGIIRELADDRVLWPLDPSRSDAEVEADHESDLDNYLSHRRMLAGWEAADAGARLRDLLVEAATTGVTSVADLLRRLARRAGLPLSALINRLLLDMEPAELLALMAPAHQAAITDLIGRISQDQQPAGSAAATQDALWVAALDHLLGHATGSLNLAAMHRHIVAAVRPDVEAVLPDESSSSVPARDDRAHALISAPIRAFAAYDQAETLRYVLRYGLLPWAALLRDTHITVERSFADLLRLSPAALQSIVAGVPVGEQAIMATRLAHALPEDTLLALLLRLLPPPGETDSPFRSSLMTFADQANDRRVFYASVIAAMLDGRVVDLDELTSRSAPGAAVGPILADDLSNAAPHAIKSVLTGRLRAGADVLPAEPTTATLLKALMTRDPDDARDFLQAAGEQRDLRAALARQDSANVLQAVIDALYPAEAAVLHAIVRSLAAPSPGRRFDADPIHGELLLEGVLSLATGRRLTADFLRRLLNVLFGEPLPDQARAALARALPLWRQSSPLLATQADSFAAIIANDQWNFGAPAQTQSPSRTDATPRLEDAVLAFLRDDSPDLSGAADAAGSDRFSADMLTYALGRMLDSNMNEVADVVRQAVADRRQRERWIQVLPGSALARLAYLIEPKQHHALLTAAEILVAAWRQSAPHGSASPHAQLWGALLDFLAEHQSADRSVEQLVTDFLARSAAVAEDFAARWFVQAGRLAQAAGHTQLVAALGRTHPSISKATTAFDPSAAEAPANDTGKPPNAPHLRPATPKGNRLNTKTAFSLLAEDARAGGEPIYIGNAGLVLTSPFLPHLFQKLDLLGQNDKGRPRLRDRQAISRAVHLLQYLVDGRTAAPEPLLVLNKVLCGVPISTPVAREITPTDDETRLCESLLKSMIASWPIIASTSVTGLRETFLQREGKLQRLDDGWKLRVQRKTVDVLVDQVPWSISILFHAWMPEPLHVNW; translated from the coding sequence ATGATCCGGCAACAGATCCTCGACTTTGACGTTGACAGCGAGGCACTGGCGCTGGCGCTGCAGCCCGGCATCGCGGACATCAACCGGCGACGCATCCTGCCGCTGATCGAACGGGTGCTCGACGAGCTTGCGCCGTTCGGCCAGCGCATCAAGATCGCGCGGCTCGACATCGATCTCGGCGATCTGCCCATCGAAAATCTCGAGCAGGCGATCGAGGATGCTCTTTATCCGGCGTTGCGCGACGCCGTGGAACAGGCGCTGCGAAGCGCCTCCAATGACGCGTCGGCAGATGTCCGGGTGCAGCCGGAGACGATGTCCCAGCTCGATCTGCTTGAGCACTATTTGCTGGGTGGGACGCTGCAATTCCTGGCCAGCGGCCAAACATTTTCGGCAGAAGAACTCGTGCTGGAACTGTCGAGCCGCGATCCGGCCAACCTCGTCGCCATGATGCGACGCCACGCACACGACCAGCGTTTTCTGGAACGGATTGTCCTGCAGCTGGATGGGACATCAATCGGACGCCTGCTGCATTTGCTCGCGCCCGAGCATGCCGCCCTGATCCTGGCCTATATGCTGGATCTCCGGCACATCCATCGTATCGAACCGCTGCTGGGCCTGCATGACGATGAACTCAAACGGCTGTTGTGGGTTCTGGTTCTGAGCTACGTGCTCCGCGATCCAGGATCGCACTTCAATCGCAAGAGCTTCTTGCGATGGCTGCTGGAAGGGGTCGCGCAATCCGCTACGCTCGACTATGGCGACCTCGTCAAGACACTCCAGCGCGGCCTGGATGAAACGGAACGGCATCAATCGCTGACATCTTCCCTACCCGCGGTCCTCAATGAGTTGCTGCAAGAGCTATCTGCGGAGGATACCGAAAGCTCACGGGACGAGGCGACCGCGGAAGCTTGGGATAAGCGGGCGCGAGAGTTCGCCCCGCCGCTCGGGCACGGCGGCGCGACTTCGCGATTGGCGTCTCTCACGCAGTTTCTCCTGCATGGAACGTGGCCGTCCTCCGGCCCGGCCCGGTCGACCGAACAGCGGGTGCTGGAGCTCCTGCAAGCCGAGCCGGACGGTCTGCGCGACCTCATCCGCCGGCACGGCGCGCGCAGCGGCCTGATCCAGCGGCTCGTCGGCGCGCTCAGCGAGGCAACGCTGCAGCGGATGCTCAATCTGCTCGATCATGAACATGCGGCGCTCATCCTCACCTACCTCGCCGACATCAGGCGGGCCCATCGCGCCGCCCCGCTGATGCCGCTCACCGACGATCGCTTCGCGCAGCTGTTGTGGATTCTGAGTTTGACCTACGTCGTGCGCGACCCAGGCACGCAGTTCAACCGCAAGAGCTTCGTGCATTCGCTGCTGAAAGACATCGCACAACGCGAAGGTCTCGACCTTGCCGATTTGTCCCGGACGTTGCAGCTGGGATTGCAGGCGGTCGAGGCCCATCCAGCCCCCGCATCCTCGCTGCTGGGCATCATCCGCGAGCTCGCCGATGACCGCGTGCTGTGGCCCCTCGATCCGTCGCGGAGTGACGCAGAGGTCGAGGCCGACCATGAAAGCGATCTCGACAACTATCTGTCCCACCGGCGAATGCTGGCCGGCTGGGAGGCTGCCGACGCCGGCGCCCGGCTGCGAGATCTGCTGGTTGAAGCGGCCACCACGGGTGTGACCAGCGTCGCCGATCTGCTTCGGCGCCTTGCACGCCGGGCGGGCCTTCCCCTCTCGGCGCTCATCAACCGGCTGCTCCTGGACATGGAACCGGCCGAGCTGCTGGCGCTGATGGCGCCGGCACATCAAGCGGCGATCACAGACTTGATCGGGCGCATCAGCCAAGACCAACAACCCGCCGGCTCTGCGGCGGCGACACAAGATGCGCTGTGGGTCGCCGCCCTGGACCATCTGCTCGGTCACGCCACCGGAAGCCTGAACCTCGCAGCGATGCATCGTCATATCGTCGCTGCGGTGCGCCCCGATGTGGAGGCCGTCCTGCCGGACGAGTCCAGCTCTTCGGTGCCAGCGCGGGATGACCGCGCTCATGCCCTGATCAGCGCCCCGATTCGCGCGTTCGCGGCCTACGATCAGGCCGAGACCCTGCGTTATGTGCTGCGATACGGCTTGCTGCCATGGGCCGCGCTCCTGCGAGACACCCACATTACCGTCGAGCGCAGTTTTGCCGATCTCCTCCGGCTGTCACCCGCCGCGCTACAATCAATCGTCGCTGGCGTCCCGGTCGGCGAGCAGGCGATCATGGCCACGCGCCTCGCACACGCGTTACCCGAGGACACTCTGCTCGCACTGCTGCTGCGCTTGCTCCCGCCGCCGGGAGAAACGGACAGCCCCTTCCGCTCGTCGCTGATGACCTTCGCCGACCAAGCCAACGATCGACGCGTCTTCTACGCGAGCGTCATCGCCGCCATGCTCGACGGCCGTGTCGTCGACCTCGATGAACTGACTTCCAGATCCGCGCCTGGGGCCGCCGTCGGGCCGATCCTCGCCGACGACTTGTCGAACGCCGCCCCTCACGCCATCAAATCCGTGCTGACCGGACGACTTCGTGCTGGCGCGGATGTCTTGCCCGCCGAACCGACAACGGCCACGCTCCTGAAGGCATTGATGACGCGCGATCCGGACGATGCCCGGGATTTCCTCCAGGCGGCCGGTGAGCAGCGGGACCTGCGCGCCGCGCTGGCGCGGCAGGATTCCGCGAACGTTCTCCAGGCCGTCATCGACGCGCTTTACCCGGCCGAGGCTGCAGTGCTGCACGCCATCGTTCGCTCCCTTGCAGCGCCGTCGCCGGGTCGCCGTTTCGACGCCGATCCAATCCACGGTGAGCTGCTGCTCGAAGGCGTACTGAGCCTGGCCACCGGCCGGCGGCTCACGGCAGACTTCCTGCGCCGCCTGCTAAACGTGTTATTTGGTGAGCCGCTGCCGGACCAGGCACGCGCAGCGCTCGCGCGAGCGCTCCCCCTATGGCGACAATCGAGCCCGCTGCTGGCGACGCAAGCGGATTCCTTTGCCGCGATCATCGCCAACGACCAATGGAATTTCGGCGCCCCTGCGCAGACGCAAAGCCCCTCGCGGACCGATGCCACCCCCAGGCTGGAAGACGCCGTTCTCGCCTTTCTACGCGACGACAGTCCGGACCTTTCCGGAGCAGCGGACGCGGCGGGATCGGACCGGTTTTCCGCCGATATGCTGACCTATGCGCTCGGCCGCATGCTCGACTCCAATATGAATGAGGTCGCCGATGTCGTCCGACAAGCTGTCGCCGACCGGCGGCAACGCGAACGATGGATCCAAGTCCTGCCAGGTTCGGCCCTGGCGCGGCTCGCCTATCTGATCGAGCCGAAGCAGCACCACGCCCTGCTGACGGCCGCGGAGATTCTGGTCGCAGCCTGGCGGCAGAGCGCACCGCATGGATCTGCGAGCCCCCACGCGCAGCTCTGGGGTGCCTTGCTCGACTTCCTAGCCGAACACCAGAGCGCCGACAGGTCCGTCGAGCAACTCGTGACCGATTTTCTCGCGCGCAGCGCCGCCGTCGCCGAAGACTTCGCCGCACGATGGTTCGTGCAGGCAGGCCGCCTCGCCCAGGCCGCAGGCCACACCCAGCTGGTCGCCGCCCTCGGCCGGACCCACCCCAGCATCTCGAAAGCCACTACCGCCTTCGACCCTTCAGCCGCTGAAGCGCCGGCCAACGACACCGGCAAACCACCGAATGCGCCCCACTTGCGTCCCGCCACGCCGAAAGGCAATCGGTTGAACACGAAGACCGCTTTCAGCCTCCTTGCGGAGGACGCTCGGGCCGGCGGCGAGCCGATCTATATCGGCAATGCCGGCCTGGTGCTGACGAGCCCGTTTCTGCCGCACCTGTTCCAGAAGCTTGACCTGCTGGGGCAAAACGACAAAGGCCGCCCGCGCCTGCGGGACCGGCAAGCGATCTCGCGAGCCGTTCACCTGTTGCAGTATCTGGTCGACGGACGCACCGCGGCACCAGAGCCGCTGCTGGTACTCAACAAGGTTCTGTGCGGGGTGCCCATCTCCACGCCGGTCGCCCGCGAGATCACGCCGACGGACGACGAGACGAGGCTGTGCGAGTCGCTGCTGAAATCCATGATCGCGAGCTGGCCGATCATCGCCAGCACTTCGGTCACCGGCCTGCGCGAAACGTTCCTGCAGCGCGAGGGAAAGCTGCAGCGCCTCGATGACGGCTGGAAACTGCGGGTTCAGCGCAAGACCGTCGACGTGCTGGTCGATCAGGTGCCATGGAGCATTTCCATTCTGTTTCACGCCTGGATGCCGGAACCCCTTCATGTGAACTGGTAA
- a CDS encoding ATP-binding protein, which translates to MSTERLADNAAVIDREIAWFRDILDSRFKHHGQETAGPDPLDHIAPPSLSRSKAPYATVIQAFKMGAAERLALILAYIPHIKPEILDPFLIHNQSVQRRFTEFGGLTGQSHGGFLPTGETTMFMLAGSNTRARLRFHHLFSSEHYFRSHNIMVLDHRHQDEPPLSSALRLTAEYVERLTTGLSFQPPYSPEFPAQLITTPFEWDDLVIDAATRQDLQDIITWVKNHDMLMNDWMLRKRLKAGYRSLFYGPPGTGKTLTASLLGKMTGLPVYRIDLSKVVSKYIGETEKNLASLFDHAQHQNWILFFDEADSLFGKRTETRNANDRAANQQVSYLLQRIEDFPGVVILATNLRTQLDEAFTRRFQSVTLFRMPNAEQRLRLWEDNFRDKPYHLASDVNLEQLAREYELSGGSIINVLRYACLQAVTRSPQLILAEDMIYGVRRELHKDGKFLS; encoded by the coding sequence ATGAGCACCGAAAGACTGGCCGACAACGCCGCCGTCATCGATCGCGAAATCGCCTGGTTCCGCGACATCCTGGACTCGCGCTTCAAACATCATGGCCAGGAAACGGCCGGGCCCGACCCGCTCGACCATATCGCGCCCCCGTCCCTGTCACGCAGCAAAGCGCCCTATGCCACCGTCATCCAGGCCTTCAAGATGGGCGCCGCCGAGCGCCTGGCCCTGATTCTCGCCTACATCCCGCACATCAAGCCCGAGATCCTCGATCCCTTCCTGATCCACAATCAATCGGTCCAGCGCCGCTTCACGGAGTTTGGCGGTCTCACCGGTCAATCCCATGGCGGGTTCCTGCCCACCGGCGAGACCACCATGTTCATGCTGGCGGGCAGCAACACCCGGGCACGCCTGCGCTTCCATCATCTGTTCAGCAGCGAGCATTACTTCCGCAGCCACAACATCATGGTGCTCGATCACCGTCATCAGGACGAGCCGCCGCTGTCGTCCGCGCTGCGTCTGACCGCCGAGTATGTCGAGCGCCTCACCACCGGCCTTTCCTTTCAGCCACCCTACAGTCCGGAATTTCCGGCGCAGCTCATCACCACGCCGTTCGAATGGGACGATCTCGTGATCGACGCGGCGACGCGGCAGGACCTGCAGGACATCATCACGTGGGTGAAGAACCACGACATGCTGATGAACGACTGGATGCTGAGGAAGCGGCTCAAGGCAGGCTACCGCAGCCTGTTCTATGGACCGCCGGGGACCGGCAAGACGCTGACCGCATCCCTGCTCGGCAAGATGACCGGGCTGCCGGTCTATCGCATCGATCTGTCCAAGGTGGTGTCGAAATACATCGGCGAGACCGAGAAAAATCTGGCCAGCCTGTTTGACCATGCTCAGCACCAGAACTGGATCCTGTTCTTCGATGAAGCGGATTCCCTGTTCGGCAAGCGCACAGAAACGCGCAACGCCAACGACCGCGCGGCCAATCAACAGGTGTCGTACCTGCTGCAGCGGATCGAGGATTTTCCTGGCGTCGTCATTCTCGCCACCAATCTGCGGACCCAGCTCGACGAGGCCTTCACCCGGCGCTTCCAGTCCGTCACCTTGTTCCGCATGCCGAATGCCGAGCAGCGGCTGCGCCTGTGGGAGGATAACTTCAGGGACAAGCCCTATCACCTCGCGTCCGACGTGAACCTGGAACAACTAGCGCGAGAATACGAGTTATCAGGCGGCAGCATCATCAATGTGCTGCGCTATGCCTGCCTGCAAGCCGTCACGCGCAGCCCGCAACTGATCCTTGCAGAAGACATGATTTACGGCGTGAGACGGGAGTTGCACAAGGACGGCAAGTTCCTGAGCTGA